One genomic window of Sphingopyxis sp. OPL5 includes the following:
- a CDS encoding FAD-dependent oxidoreductase, giving the protein MRHVAIVGSGPAGYYTAETLQKAEDIAVDVIDRLPVPYGLIRTGVAPDHQSIKAVSRRYEGVALADNVRFVGHVSVGTDVTIDELVGLYDAVVLATGAPNDRPLDIPGADLPGVIGSAAFVGWYNGHPDFAGLDPRLTAAGVAVIGNGNVALDVARILAKTPGEFAGSDIVAHARETLAGSAVRHIHILGRRGPHQIAMTPKELGELGHLERASPRVDPADLPPEGDDALLEPGMRKSVTHLRSFSANPVAKPVTIDFDFFAMPVAIEGDGKVQRVVVERTKLDAELRSVATGETYTIEAGLVVSCIGYQTPPIPGVPYEHGRGRFANTDGRILPGLYCVGWARRGPSGTIGTNKPDGIRIAEMVIEDVGRGGGKAGRAGLDALLASRDVVPVTFRDWRKIEAAEVAAALDGNPREKFTSVEAMLAAIGR; this is encoded by the coding sequence ATGCGTCATGTCGCGATCGTCGGTTCGGGTCCGGCCGGCTATTATACCGCCGAAACCTTGCAGAAAGCCGAGGACATCGCCGTCGACGTCATCGACCGCCTGCCCGTCCCCTATGGCCTGATCCGCACCGGGGTCGCCCCCGACCACCAGTCGATCAAGGCAGTGTCGCGCCGTTACGAAGGCGTCGCGCTCGCCGACAATGTCCGCTTCGTCGGCCATGTCTCGGTCGGCACCGACGTGACGATCGACGAGCTGGTCGGGCTATACGACGCGGTCGTGCTCGCGACCGGGGCGCCGAACGACCGGCCGCTCGACATTCCGGGTGCCGATCTGCCCGGGGTGATCGGCAGCGCCGCCTTCGTCGGCTGGTACAATGGCCATCCCGATTTCGCAGGCCTCGACCCGCGGCTGACCGCCGCCGGGGTCGCGGTGATCGGCAACGGCAATGTCGCATTGGACGTCGCGCGCATCCTCGCCAAGACGCCGGGTGAATTCGCGGGCAGCGACATCGTCGCCCACGCCCGCGAGACGCTGGCGGGCAGCGCGGTGCGCCATATCCATATTCTCGGCCGCCGCGGGCCGCACCAGATCGCGATGACGCCCAAGGAACTCGGCGAACTCGGCCATCTCGAACGCGCCAGCCCGCGCGTCGACCCCGCCGACCTGCCGCCCGAGGGCGACGATGCGCTGCTCGAACCCGGCATGCGCAAGTCGGTGACGCATTTGCGCAGTTTCAGCGCCAACCCCGTCGCCAAGCCGGTGACGATCGATTTCGATTTCTTCGCGATGCCGGTGGCGATCGAGGGGGACGGCAAGGTCCAGCGCGTCGTCGTCGAACGCACCAAACTCGACGCCGAACTGCGCTCGGTCGCGACCGGCGAAACCTACACGATCGAAGCAGGGCTGGTGGTCAGCTGCATCGGGTACCAGACCCCGCCGATCCCGGGCGTGCCCTATGAGCATGGTCGCGGACGCTTCGCCAACACCGACGGGCGGATCCTGCCGGGCCTTTATTGCGTCGGCTGGGCGCGGCGCGGGCCGTCGGGGACGATCGGCACCAACAAGCCCGACGGTATCCGCATCGCCGAAATGGTGATCGAGGATGTCGGGCGCGGCGGCGGCAAGGCGGGACGCGCGGGACTCGACGCCTTGCTCGCGAGCCGCGATGTCGTGCCGGTCACCTTTCGCGACTGGCGCAAGATCGAAGCCGCCGAGGTCGCCGCCGCGCTCGACGGCAACCCGCGCGAAAAATTCACCAGCGTCGAAGCGATGCTGGCGGCGATCGGACGGTAA
- a CDS encoding TlpA family protein disulfide reductase encodes MKIIPARLLFAPLAALLLLGASPGKTPTPGFAAPAFTLTTFDKRKVTLAEMKGKVVVINYWATWCAPCKAEMPMMHRYFKANQARGLEMFGVTTEDSVPKAQLKKVSDVLSYPLSNRMTGNYGSIDNAVPSTYIIDRKGIVRHAKKGAYTDREFKAALDPLLAEAP; translated from the coding sequence ATGAAGATCATTCCTGCCCGCCTGCTGTTCGCGCCGCTCGCTGCCCTGCTGCTGCTCGGCGCCTCGCCGGGCAAGACGCCGACCCCGGGCTTTGCCGCCCCGGCCTTCACCCTCACCACCTTCGACAAGCGCAAGGTGACGCTGGCCGAGATGAAGGGCAAGGTCGTCGTGATCAACTATTGGGCGACCTGGTGCGCGCCGTGCAAGGCCGAAATGCCGATGATGCATCGCTATTTCAAAGCCAATCAGGCGCGCGGGCTCGAGATGTTCGGGGTGACGACCGAGGACAGCGTTCCCAAGGCGCAGCTGAAGAAGGTCAGCGACGTGCTCTCCTATCCGCTGTCGAACCGGATGACCGGCAATTATGGGTCGATCGATAATGCGGTGCCCTCGACCTATATCATCGATCGCAAGGGCATCGTCCGCCACGCCAAGAAGGGTGCTTACACCGACCGCGAGTTCAAGGCGGCGCTCGACCCGCTGTTGGCGGAAGCGCCCTAG
- a CDS encoding DoxX family protein, producing the protein MSPGKPESPVRTALRWLLALAYAYAGYRHLATPAPFLAITPSWVPFPADVVAATGVAELAGAAGLMIPQVRKAAGWGLALYALCVWPANFHHAFAHVAIGGETLSWWYHGPRLALQPVIIWWALWAGGVTDWPFAKK; encoded by the coding sequence ATGAGCCCAGGCAAGCCCGAAAGCCCGGTCCGCACCGCGCTGCGCTGGCTGCTCGCGCTCGCTTATGCCTATGCGGGCTATCGCCACCTCGCGACCCCCGCGCCTTTTCTGGCGATCACCCCGTCCTGGGTGCCCTTTCCCGCCGACGTCGTCGCCGCGACCGGCGTCGCCGAACTCGCCGGTGCGGCGGGGCTGATGATCCCGCAGGTGCGCAAGGCGGCGGGCTGGGGCCTCGCTCTCTATGCGCTGTGCGTCTGGCCCGCGAATTTCCACCACGCGTTCGCCCATGTCGCGATCGGCGGCGAGACGCTGAGCTGGTGGTACCATGGCCCGCGTCTCGCGCTGCAGCCGGTGATCATCTGGTGGGCGCTGTGGGCGGGCGGGGTGACCGACTGGCCGTTCGCCAAGAAATGA